Proteins found in one Paenibacillus wynnii genomic segment:
- a CDS encoding SDR family oxidoreductase has protein sequence MEKFPKWTSSNIPSQRGRSAIVTGTGGLGYETALELAKNGAEVILAGRNAAKGAESVKKIRSSVSLANIRFEELDLASLASVQAFGKRMNKERQSLDLLINNAGVMTPPTRKVTKDRFELQFGTNYLGHFALTAHLMPLLRKGEKPRVISLGSVAHRNGSIHFDDLQFERRYHASESYAQSKIAMIMFALELQRRSDISGWGLLSIPVHPGISRTDLLLNGAGPNSPAGIARRLLGPILFQPAAQGALPTLFAATSPDAKPNTYYGPGRFMEMRGLPKPGKIAPQGLDTTVAARLWEVSKQLTHVDFDKIANS, from the coding sequence ATGGAAAAATTCCCTAAATGGACATCTTCAAATATTCCCTCTCAGCGGGGCCGCTCGGCCATCGTTACCGGCACAGGGGGCTTAGGCTACGAAACGGCGTTAGAACTGGCGAAAAACGGAGCAGAGGTCATATTGGCCGGACGCAACGCTGCAAAGGGAGCAGAGTCAGTTAAAAAGATCCGCAGCAGCGTATCCTTGGCCAACATACGCTTTGAGGAACTGGATCTTGCCAGCCTGGCCTCGGTACAAGCCTTTGGGAAAAGGATGAATAAGGAACGGCAAAGTCTTGATCTTCTGATCAATAATGCAGGCGTAATGACACCGCCAACCCGCAAGGTCACGAAAGACCGGTTCGAGCTTCAATTCGGCACAAATTACCTTGGACATTTCGCGTTGACCGCGCATCTGATGCCTTTACTGCGCAAAGGGGAAAAACCGCGTGTAATCAGTCTAGGCAGTGTTGCCCACCGTAACGGCTCCATCCATTTTGACGACCTGCAATTTGAACGGCGTTATCATGCAAGTGAGTCTTATGCCCAATCAAAAATAGCCATGATTATGTTCGCTCTGGAACTGCAGCGGCGCAGCGACATATCGGGCTGGGGACTGCTGAGCATTCCGGTTCATCCGGGAATATCGCGCACGGATCTACTTCTCAACGGGGCCGGGCCGAACAGCCCTGCGGGTATTGCAAGAAGACTGCTGGGGCCGATCCTATTCCAGCCGGCCGCGCAAGGCGCGCTTCCAACGCTGTTCGCCGCGACATCGCCTGATGCGAAACCCAATACTTATTACGGTCCCGGCAGATTCATGGAAATGAGGGGCTTGCCAAAGCCGGGTAAGATCGCTCCTCAAGGGTTGGATACCACTGTCGCGGCCAGACTGTGGGAAGTATCCAAACAGCTGACACATGTGGATTTTGACAAGATTGCTAATTCATAA
- a CDS encoding GNAT family N-acetyltransferase yields the protein MNIEAVFEQFPILKSDDFVLKKIEDQHLDDVFEIYNNDKVFEYCGIIPKHNKETVKNMIGHFERDYNKRSRVKWGIFANPKPDRLLGIIEAVDFNQKVNAVTIGYYLSESHWGKGNATEAVKILLDFLFADVNVNRIQAEVMPLNETSKKVLLKNGFIKEGTLRQATLWAGKGIVDLEIYSILKEDRRAI from the coding sequence ATGAACATTGAAGCAGTTTTTGAACAGTTTCCTATCCTAAAGTCAGATGATTTCGTATTGAAGAAAATTGAAGATCAACATCTTGACGATGTTTTTGAAATCTATAACAATGACAAAGTATTTGAATACTGTGGCATAATACCCAAACACAATAAAGAAACTGTAAAAAATATGATTGGTCATTTTGAGAGAGATTATAATAAAAGGTCAAGGGTTAAGTGGGGGATTTTCGCCAATCCTAAACCCGATCGATTGCTTGGAATTATTGAAGCTGTTGACTTTAATCAAAAGGTAAACGCAGTGACGATTGGCTACTATTTGTCGGAATCACATTGGGGAAAAGGTAACGCTACCGAAGCGGTAAAAATATTACTCGATTTTTTGTTTGCGGATGTCAACGTCAATAGAATTCAGGCTGAAGTTATGCCTTTAAATGAGACTTCAAAAAAGGTATTGTTGAAGAATGGCTTCATCAAAGAAGGAACATTGAGACAAGCAACACTATGGGCAGGTAAAGGAATTGTCGATTTAGAAATATACAGTATTTTAAAAGAAGACAGGCGTGCTATTTAG
- a CDS encoding AraC family transcriptional regulator yields the protein MKNDYKDRIDKVIKYIEENSNQKLNLDILAGVSNFSKYHFTRIFTSIVGVTPVAFVNQERLQKAVYYLAETNKTILEISNQCGFESLSTFNALFRKHYRKTPSDVRNSVRKKSNFSLHFSNKQEELSPLQDYNRNRENQLLKRAWENMITIKELPEHEVAYLRHVGSYLDTRVAWDKLGRWASQQGLTPKNYQFIGISLDDGNLVEEYACRYDACVTLPSGFERYKHMKHVEFKTLSGGMYALYPYYDTIEKFVLAYQNVFSLWLPNSEYDADDRPCLEFCMNDPAKDKDGKCKVDLYIPIKKRI from the coding sequence ATGAAGAATGACTATAAGGATAGAATTGATAAAGTAATTAAATACATAGAGGAAAATAGTAATCAAAAACTCAATCTCGATATATTGGCTGGTGTTTCAAACTTTTCGAAATATCATTTTACAAGAATATTTACATCTATAGTCGGTGTGACTCCAGTTGCATTTGTAAATCAAGAGCGTTTACAAAAGGCTGTTTATTATTTGGCTGAAACCAATAAGACCATTTTGGAAATTTCGAATCAATGTGGTTTCGAATCGTTGTCAACCTTCAATGCCCTCTTTAGGAAACACTACAGAAAAACACCAAGTGACGTTAGAAATAGCGTAAGGAAAAAAAGCAATTTCTCATTACATTTCAGCAATAAGCAAGAAGAGTTATCTCCTCTACAGGATTACAATAGAAATAGAGAAAATCAACTCTTAAAAAGAGCGTGGGAAAATATGATTACAATCAAAGAGCTTCCAGAACATGAAGTGGCGTACCTTAGACATGTCGGGAGTTATTTGGATACTCGTGTTGCTTGGGACAAGTTGGGACGTTGGGCGAGCCAACAGGGACTTACTCCAAAAAACTATCAGTTTATAGGAATATCGTTGGATGATGGAAATCTTGTAGAAGAATATGCTTGTCGATACGATGCTTGTGTTACATTACCCAGTGGATTCGAGAGATACAAACATATGAAGCATGTGGAATTCAAAACACTCTCTGGTGGAATGTATGCTTTATATCCATACTACGACACTATAGAAAAATTTGTTCTCGCCTATCAAAACGTATTCAGTCTATGGCTACCCAATAGTGAGTATGATGCCGACGATAGACCATGCCTCGAATTCTGTATGAATGATCCTGCTAAGGATAAGGATGGGAAATGTAAAGTCGATTTATATATACCGATCAAGAAGAGAATATAA
- a CDS encoding GNAT family N-acetyltransferase yields the protein MQAIEGSHSVVAAWDGDKLVGLVNALSDGVVTVYFHYMLIHPSYQGVGIGLSECSGF from the coding sequence ATACAAGCGATTGAAGGATCTCATTCGGTTGTTGCAGCTTGGGATGGAGATAAGCTCGTCGGTCTAGTAAATGCTCTGTCCGATGGTGTTGTGACAGTATATTTCCATTATATGCTTATCCATCCGAGTTATCAGGGTGTAGGAATAGGCTTATCAGAGTGCAGTGGATTTTAA
- a CDS encoding aldo/keto reductase yields the protein MNLETKVVEAINGVKIPQLGFGVYKITKEEEFAKAISEAIRIGYRHFDTAKIYGNEEALGREIRNSQIPREQFFITSKVWNTDHGYEATKKAFEQTAKKLNIDYLDMYLIHFASPNYIESWKAMEELYLEGKIKVIGVANFEIQHLEELIKHSKIPPMINQIETHPEFPQNGLHTYLNNHQILHEAWGPLGQGNKTLLNHPELKKIANQYHKTVAQVILRWHLERGVIIIPKSSNPKRIQENSQIFDFELTGDDMEKIDQLNTGKRYSINPTGYIVNPIYNKLMKIFVK from the coding sequence ATGAATTTAGAAACGAAAGTAGTGGAAGCAATAAATGGAGTCAAAATCCCCCAATTAGGTTTTGGAGTTTACAAAATAACGAAAGAAGAAGAGTTTGCAAAAGCGATCAGTGAGGCTATTCGAATAGGCTATCGGCATTTTGATACCGCAAAAATTTATGGGAATGAGGAAGCTTTAGGGAGAGAGATTCGAAATAGTCAAATCCCCCGTGAACAATTTTTTATTACTTCTAAAGTCTGGAACACGGATCATGGTTATGAAGCCACTAAGAAGGCCTTTGAGCAAACTGCTAAAAAGTTGAATATAGATTACTTAGATATGTACTTAATCCATTTCGCCTCACCTAACTATATAGAATCGTGGAAAGCCATGGAGGAGCTATATTTAGAAGGGAAAATCAAAGTCATTGGTGTTGCGAATTTTGAGATTCAACATCTGGAAGAATTAATAAAACATTCCAAAATCCCACCAATGATCAATCAGATTGAGACACATCCAGAGTTCCCGCAAAATGGCCTGCATACCTATCTCAATAACCATCAGATATTGCACGAGGCCTGGGGTCCACTTGGTCAAGGAAACAAAACATTGCTGAACCATCCAGAATTAAAAAAAATCGCTAATCAATATCATAAAACGGTGGCTCAAGTCATCTTACGTTGGCACTTGGAACGGGGAGTAATCATTATTCCAAAATCATCAAATCCTAAACGAATACAAGAAAACAGTCAGATATTTGATTTTGAGCTTACCGGCGATGATATGGAAAAGATCGATCAGTTGAATACAGGCAAAAGGTATTCGATCAACCCAACGGGTTATATCGTTAATCCTATCTATAATAAGCTGATGAAGATTTTTGTGAAATAA
- a CDS encoding RrF2 family transcriptional regulator — MITKDKRYIVYLEKTIVRMIYLAYSTALSQGISILLYIHGITEEHCYNFLSTKVISEQLNIPVPTTVKVIRNLNNAKLTIAKEGAKGGILLAKALSEITLLDVFLAVEPGKALFKLHTDVTLQGKEVDEVKQKIADSLQAAEIAMQNHLKEVRLTDLLN, encoded by the coding sequence TTGATAACTAAAGATAAAAGATATATAGTATATTTAGAAAAAACGATAGTTAGGATGATTTATTTGGCATACTCTACAGCTTTATCTCAAGGGATTTCCATATTGCTTTATATTCACGGTATTACAGAGGAGCACTGTTATAACTTTTTATCTACCAAGGTAATTTCTGAGCAGTTAAATATCCCTGTTCCAACAACGGTTAAAGTCATCCGCAATTTGAACAATGCTAAACTGACTATTGCCAAAGAAGGGGCTAAGGGCGGCATACTGCTGGCAAAGGCTTTATCAGAAATTACATTATTGGATGTTTTTCTGGCCGTTGAACCTGGAAAAGCGTTGTTCAAACTTCATACAGATGTAACACTTCAGGGGAAAGAAGTTGACGAAGTCAAACAAAAAATTGCCGATAGTCTACAAGCAGCGGAGATAGCTATGCAGAATCATTTAAAAGAAGTAAGATTAACCGATTTATTGAATTAA
- a CDS encoding class I SAM-dependent methyltransferase, which translates to MKYFDMLAKLGIGNAHPGGFAATLRQLEQFPIPTNSRILEVGCGTGRTSCYLAAQGHDVVGLDIRPDMIAKAKKRAEKENATLTFLEGDAISLPFPDESFDVILVESVSIFTDTGKAFSEYYRVLRFGGQLFDREMIQRKPMPIEINQEITKFYHVDRLWDIKDWSALVQTVGFIRSQIEGPFMFPKSSEDLFEHPDYYQQIDVGSFLDLSIWEIISKYNNIMDSYEEYIGYILVIGTK; encoded by the coding sequence ATGAAATATTTCGACATGCTGGCCAAATTAGGTATTGGTAATGCTCATCCTGGAGGATTTGCTGCAACTTTAAGGCAGTTAGAACAATTCCCTATACCCACTAACTCCCGAATTCTTGAAGTGGGTTGTGGCACAGGCAGAACATCTTGTTATTTAGCTGCTCAGGGTCATGATGTAGTAGGTCTAGATATTCGCCCAGATATGATCGCAAAAGCCAAAAAACGGGCTGAAAAAGAAAATGCAACATTAACATTCTTGGAAGGAGATGCAATTTCACTGCCTTTTCCTGACGAATCCTTTGATGTGATACTTGTCGAGTCTGTATCCATATTCACTGACACGGGGAAGGCTTTTTCGGAATATTACAGAGTTTTGCGGTTTGGAGGCCAACTATTTGACAGAGAAATGATCCAACGAAAACCCATGCCTATAGAAATCAACCAAGAAATCACTAAATTTTATCACGTTGATAGGCTATGGGACATTAAAGATTGGTCAGCCTTAGTACAAACAGTTGGATTTATTCGTTCACAGATAGAGGGTCCCTTCATGTTTCCTAAATCAAGTGAGGATCTTTTTGAGCATCCAGACTATTATCAACAAATTGATGTGGGTTCCTTTCTTGACCTCTCCATTTGGGAAATAATAAGTAAGTACAACAATATAATGGACAGTTATGAAGAATACATCGGATATATTCTTGTGATTGGAACTAAATAA
- a CDS encoding VCBS repeat-containing protein, whose product MSNFNSQKLTVKLIPPATSFESTHPQYRQIIYYGTPRQYLEQLYQKYGNTPFRNITLLDMKQGDVNGDGTIDNIYLYGNKPEETGIFADQITLVIEDGHSNKTTTVSLQYNAGYNARLFLGDFSKDNVSDILISIDTGGSGGYGIFYMFSFKDNNLREMFNAEKYNNDYKFNVNYEDFYKVSVGNPQFNVLFTIDISYKGNEYLSQYYNENSKLKQPIKGEVLALGALYPIVTNERSNSYDLLAVQRIIGSTNSDTIGYVENLLTWDGTGFRSSRLSVAILGTNLITLY is encoded by the coding sequence ATGTCTAATTTTAACTCACAAAAATTAACCGTGAAACTCATTCCACCTGCCACTTCATTTGAATCCACTCACCCGCAATATAGACAAATCATTTACTATGGGACTCCACGACAATATTTAGAGCAATTATATCAAAAGTATGGAAATACTCCTTTCAGAAACATTACTTTGTTGGATATGAAGCAAGGAGATGTAAATGGGGACGGAACAATTGATAACATATATTTATACGGAAATAAACCAGAAGAAACTGGAATCTTTGCAGATCAGATCACTCTAGTTATCGAAGATGGTCATTCTAACAAAACTACAACGGTAAGTCTTCAATACAATGCGGGATATAATGCTAGGCTATTTCTGGGTGATTTTTCTAAGGATAACGTGTCGGATATTTTAATAAGTATTGATACTGGAGGAAGCGGAGGGTATGGCATATTCTATATGTTTTCCTTTAAGGATAACAATCTACGTGAAATGTTTAATGCTGAAAAATATAACAATGATTATAAATTCAATGTGAACTATGAGGATTTTTATAAAGTTAGTGTAGGTAACCCCCAATTTAACGTGCTATTTACTATAGATATTAGCTACAAAGGCAATGAATATTTATCACAGTATTACAACGAAAACAGTAAACTAAAACAACCGATTAAGGGAGAGGTGCTCGCTTTAGGTGCGTTATATCCCATTGTTACAAACGAAAGAAGCAATAGTTATGATTTACTTGCTGTTCAACGAATTATCGGCTCTACAAATTCGGATACAATTGGGTACGTAGAAAACCTTTTGACATGGGATGGTACTGGATTTAGATCATCAAGATTATCAGTAGCCATACTTGGTACTAATTTAATTACCCTTTACTGA
- a CDS encoding DUF255 domain-containing protein, which translates to MPHSPYLLQHAYNPVNWYSWGDDAFTKAHEQNKPIILSIRYSANYSVKGN; encoded by the coding sequence ATACCCCACTCCCCATATCTACTACAACATGCATATAACCCAGTGAATTGGTATTCCTGGGGAGACGACGCTTTCACCAAAGCCCACGAACAAAATAAACCAATAATTCTAAGTATTCGTTATTCCGCTAATTATTCAGTAAAGGGTAATTAA
- a CDS encoding glutamine amidotransferase-related protein: MMVMTHIAIPQAIQLASDDLGCQIDIEWIPTSSLENGFEQKLATFQALWTVPASPYKSMQGALNGIRFAREHNVPFLGTCGGFQHMIIEFARNVLALSEADHAEENPTSSLMLVAPLTCSVSEKTHTFKLTPGSKVADIYGGLEIVEQYGICNYGLNPEYAPLLEKAGMRITGIDTEGDTRIMELINHPFFMGTLFQPERSAFKNIVHPIIRAFLQKVIQ, from the coding sequence ATGATGGTCATGACACATATCGCAATACCTCAAGCTATTCAATTGGCTTCGGATGATCTTGGTTGTCAAATCGATATCGAGTGGATACCAACTTCTTCACTAGAGAATGGTTTTGAACAAAAACTAGCAACGTTTCAAGCACTTTGGACCGTGCCTGCTAGTCCTTATAAGAGTATGCAAGGTGCGTTAAATGGTATCCGATTTGCACGAGAACATAATGTACCCTTTCTAGGAACATGTGGGGGTTTTCAACATATGATTATTGAGTTTGCTAGAAATGTTTTGGCACTTTCAGAAGCAGATCATGCTGAGGAGAATCCTACCTCCTCATTAATGTTGGTTGCTCCTCTCACTTGTTCGGTAAGTGAAAAAACGCATACTTTTAAACTTACACCTGGCTCTAAGGTTGCTGATATTTATGGTGGTCTTGAGATTGTTGAACAGTACGGGATTTGTAATTATGGTTTAAACCCTGAGTATGCTCCTCTGTTAGAGAAAGCAGGTATGCGAATTACAGGAATTGATACTGAGGGTGACACTCGTATTATGGAACTAATTAATCATCCTTTCTTTATGGGGACGCTTTTTCAGCCTGAACGATCAGCATTTAAAAATATTGTTCACCCAATAATTAGGGCGTTTCTTCAAAAAGTCATACAATAA
- a CDS encoding GNAT family N-acetyltransferase: protein MKKLESERLILRDWNVSDLVDFHEISSNEKVSDLAGFRLKTSKEDSFKNLEKFIAASDDSTWKVKLKELDQVVFWAIELKELNKVVGWFELCEASCKPEQERFKYAKEIGFVLTEEYWGQGLMPEVIKRILIYLLNEEEIDAVVCSHFINNYQSEKAMEKCGFKFYLEDDEEKYYYVTKHAIDKIKI, encoded by the coding sequence ATGAAGAAATTAGAAAGTGAAAGATTAATTTTAAGAGATTGGAATGTTTCTGATTTAGTTGATTTTCATGAGATTTCATCTAATGAAAAAGTTTCTGATTTAGCTGGATTTAGACTTAAAACTAGTAAAGAGGATAGTTTTAAGAATTTAGAGAAATTTATTGCTGCGTCAGATGATTCAACATGGAAAGTGAAATTAAAAGAATTAGACCAAGTAGTTTTTTGGGCTATTGAATTAAAAGAGTTAAATAAAGTTGTTGGTTGGTTTGAATTATGTGAGGCTTCATGCAAACCCGAACAAGAAAGGTTTAAATATGCAAAAGAAATAGGTTTTGTTTTAACAGAAGAATATTGGGGACAAGGTTTAATGCCAGAAGTTATTAAACGAATTCTTATTTATTTGCTTAATGAAGAAGAAATTGATGCTGTTGTATGTTCACACTTTATAAATAATTATCAATCTGAAAAGGCAATGGAAAAATGTGGATTTAAATTTTATTTAGAAGATGATGAGGAAAAATATTATTATGTGACTAAGCATGCAATAGATAAAATTAAAATATAG
- a CDS encoding LTA synthase family protein, with product MQLKIPRTLSKRSILFFSLIMLAKSYFAWYYLFEDGPTWSTWFKEIPFILIIFCLIEWFATKRKIYIYMLVNLLITILFFSLIVYHNHFGFIATSQVIGQAKQVGAVKKSIFAVIHPQYMLIFLDIIIISLIMLSRKKALAWKKSMSRPSNRRVVAALFCISLAICMMNIFPNQASMNENVQAEQMGILNYEAYALLADEEEEQIEFSQITQSVIDQTKSIQSQSKPLLYGAAKGKNLIIIQMESFQNFLIHLSIDGQEITPNMNKLADSNIYFPRFFQQVGQGNTSDAEFIVNTSFYVPPDGPATELYAPKELPSLPKLLEEQGYDTATFHTNEVDFWNRGELYRALGFNQYYDKAFFGEEDTVFYGASDEVLYSKTAAELARMNDSNEPFYSQVISMSSHNPFTIPESKYQMQLPERFEGTFIGDYIRAQNYADYALGQFIAELKQNGVWDDSLVVLYGDHRGLPIFSLEDEDEDLMKEILEHEYTERDLINIPLIIASGGVSTPSVKNQLGGQVDILPTVSNLLGVSLENHIHFGQDLMNQTAYNLLPQRYYLPTGSFVNNEELFLSGSGFEDGRHYTLSGDGNKPLKSTEDEFNRALELLHLSDSYVTQLPDREVKE from the coding sequence ATGCAGTTGAAGATACCTCGCACTCTCAGCAAAAGATCTATACTGTTTTTCTCTTTGATTATGCTAGCGAAAAGTTATTTTGCCTGGTATTACTTATTCGAAGACGGGCCAACCTGGAGTACATGGTTCAAGGAAATCCCTTTTATTCTCATCATCTTCTGCTTGATTGAATGGTTCGCCACGAAACGGAAGATTTATATCTACATGCTCGTTAATCTATTAATTACTATTTTGTTCTTTTCCTTGATTGTCTACCATAATCACTTTGGCTTTATAGCTACTTCTCAAGTGATCGGCCAGGCCAAGCAAGTAGGAGCTGTCAAGAAGAGTATTTTTGCGGTCATTCATCCTCAATATATGCTTATTTTTCTGGATATTATTATCATCAGCCTCATTATGCTCAGCCGGAAGAAAGCGCTGGCCTGGAAGAAATCCATGTCACGCCCCAGCAACCGGAGGGTAGTCGCTGCCTTGTTCTGTATATCCTTGGCTATATGTATGATGAATATCTTCCCGAACCAGGCCAGTATGAATGAAAATGTCCAAGCCGAGCAAATGGGCATTCTGAATTACGAAGCTTACGCCCTGCTTGCTGATGAAGAGGAAGAGCAAATCGAGTTCTCCCAAATTACTCAATCTGTCATTGATCAGACTAAAAGCATTCAATCTCAGTCGAAACCGCTCTTATATGGAGCTGCCAAAGGAAAGAACCTGATCATTATTCAAATGGAGTCTTTTCAGAACTTCTTAATCCATTTGTCGATTGATGGACAGGAAATCACTCCGAATATGAATAAGCTTGCGGACAGCAATATCTATTTCCCCCGATTCTTCCAGCAGGTCGGGCAAGGCAACACCTCCGATGCTGAATTTATCGTGAACACTTCCTTTTATGTTCCACCGGATGGTCCTGCTACGGAGTTATATGCTCCCAAAGAACTTCCAAGCTTACCTAAACTTCTTGAGGAGCAAGGTTACGACACCGCTACCTTTCATACGAATGAAGTTGATTTCTGGAATCGTGGTGAGCTATACAGGGCGCTGGGATTTAATCAGTACTATGACAAGGCCTTTTTCGGCGAAGAGGACACTGTATTTTATGGAGCGTCCGACGAAGTACTGTATTCGAAGACAGCTGCTGAACTGGCCCGAATGAATGACAGCAACGAACCTTTCTATTCGCAGGTTATCTCGATGTCATCGCATAATCCGTTCACCATTCCGGAAAGCAAATACCAAATGCAGTTGCCCGAACGATTCGAGGGGACCTTCATTGGTGATTACATTCGAGCTCAGAATTATGCAGATTACGCACTTGGCCAGTTTATAGCAGAACTCAAGCAGAACGGTGTATGGGATGACAGCCTAGTCGTACTGTATGGCGACCATCGCGGACTCCCGATTTTCTCGTTGGAAGATGAAGATGAGGACTTAATGAAGGAAATCCTGGAACATGAGTACACAGAGCGCGATCTAATCAATATTCCACTAATAATAGCTTCTGGTGGAGTTTCGACTCCAAGCGTTAAGAATCAATTAGGCGGACAGGTTGATATTCTACCAACGGTATCGAATTTATTAGGCGTTTCCCTGGAGAACCATATTCATTTTGGACAGGATTTGATGAATCAGACCGCCTATAATTTGCTGCCACAGCGTTATTATTTGCCTACCGGATCATTCGTTAATAACGAAGAGCTATTCTTATCCGGTAGCGGGTTCGAGGACGGCCGGCATTATACATTATCTGGCGACGGCAACAAACCCCTTAAATCTACAGAAGATGAATTCAACCGTGCGCTAGAGCTCCTACACCTGTCCGACAGTTATGTGACACAATTACCAGACAGAGAAGTTAAAGAATAA
- a CDS encoding class I SAM-dependent methyltransferase, whose amino-acid sequence MEKQKLIRVFDKQATQYEKKTGDPNQKRWRQHLVSHAKGEVLELAVGAGANFPYYPPGVKVTATDFSKVMLKKAKRAAKYHRIEANCICSDIEEMDFPDHSFDTIVSTLSFCSYDNPLMVLDKIKRWSKPDGQILLLEHGISSNFAVSAAQKALNPLLYRVYGCHHTRNILELIRESGLEINKVEFYWLNTVHLIWAKN is encoded by the coding sequence GTGGAGAAGCAGAAATTAATACGTGTCTTCGATAAGCAAGCAACCCAATATGAGAAAAAAACAGGGGACCCAAACCAAAAACGTTGGCGGCAGCATCTTGTTAGTCATGCAAAGGGAGAGGTGCTTGAACTTGCAGTGGGGGCAGGTGCTAATTTCCCGTATTATCCTCCTGGGGTAAAAGTTACTGCAACTGACTTTAGTAAGGTTATGCTTAAGAAAGCAAAACGAGCCGCAAAATATCATCGGATAGAGGCCAATTGTATTTGTTCAGATATTGAAGAAATGGATTTTCCAGATCATTCGTTCGATACTATTGTTTCTACGTTATCTTTTTGCAGTTATGACAATCCCTTAATGGTGTTGGATAAAATCAAACGGTGGTCCAAACCGGACGGGCAAATCCTTTTGCTGGAGCACGGGATTAGTTCGAACTTTGCAGTATCGGCTGCCCAAAAAGCACTGAATCCGCTCTTATACCGTGTTTATGGATGTCATCACACAAGAAACATTCTAGAATTAATCAGAGAATCAGGTCTTGAAATCAATAAGGTGGAATTCTACTGGCTTAACACGGTTCATCTGATATGGGCAAAAAACTAA
- a CDS encoding DUF5680 domain-containing protein yields MKFQDKLQILRKEKALSQEKLAELIGVSRQAVAKWEVGLSYPDMVNLIGLSDLFRVSIDHLVKEHTDENCLFDSVQNHLQSDNSIIDFLCRAKKSTYAAKGAETEPSRPGSHDLHYTEGLLSYIDTYLGGEKFAGEEAMWLDNQPFWSMNYAGRILAEGFSGDFLKEALSLVPQEYPYRGPLLHHNGDYTYHCMVTGRFEWFQGYEEIFCNGKKVYECMFHGGSIK; encoded by the coding sequence ATGAAATTTCAGGATAAACTGCAGATTTTGCGGAAAGAAAAGGCACTGTCTCAAGAAAAACTGGCTGAACTCATCGGGGTTTCGAGACAAGCGGTTGCTAAATGGGAGGTTGGACTATCCTACCCGGATATGGTGAACCTTATCGGTTTAAGTGATTTATTCCGGGTCAGTATTGATCATCTGGTCAAAGAGCATACCGATGAAAATTGCCTGTTTGACAGCGTCCAGAACCATTTGCAATCGGATAATTCCATTATTGATTTTCTATGCCGGGCCAAGAAATCCACTTATGCCGCAAAAGGAGCGGAGACCGAACCTTCCAGACCCGGGTCCCATGACTTGCATTATACTGAGGGACTGCTTAGCTATATTGATACCTATCTGGGTGGGGAGAAGTTTGCCGGTGAAGAAGCCATGTGGTTGGACAATCAGCCTTTCTGGTCCATGAATTATGCCGGACGTATCCTTGCCGAAGGCTTCAGCGGCGATTTTCTGAAAGAAGCTCTGAGCCTAGTTCCTCAGGAATATCCGTATCGGGGGCCCCTGCTCCACCATAATGGAGATTACACTTATCATTGTATGGTAACCGGGAGGTTTGAATGGTTCCAAGGCTATGAAGAGATCTTCTGTAATGGCAAAAAAGTCTATGAATGTATGTTCCACGGCGGGAGTATTAAATGA